ATCGTGCCGCCCTTCGGCTTGGCCTTCTTGATGTATTCGCCGATCTTCTTGCCCATCAGATAATTGTCGGTGCCGAGATAGGTCTTGCGAAGGGCAGCGTCCTCCTTGGTCAGGTCGGCGTCGACGGTCATGATCGGGATCGTCGGGTTGGCGCTCTTGATCGTCTGCGCGATCAGCGGCGCGTTGGACGGCGAAATCGCCATCGCCGCCGTATCGGGCTTGCTCAGCATGTCCTGCACGATCTGCGCCTCGCCTGCCTCATCCGAAGTCGACGCCGGACCGGTGTAGAAGCATTCATATTCTGCGCTGGCGTTTTCCTTGTTCCATTTCTCGCACCCCTGATGGATGGCCTCGAAGAACGGATTGTCGAGACCTTTCACCACGATGACGACCTGCTTCTTGGCCAGAGCCGGCCCGGCGCCCAGCGCCATGGCGGCGACGGCGGCGAGCAAAACTGTTTTCCTCATGTCAGTCCTCCCTTGGAAACAGACGGACACGGCGTGCCCGCCACACGAACCAGCCCGGATACGAGATGACAAAGGCGCGAGCGCTCGTGCCACCAAGCCAGGCCGATAAGCATTTTCAGATGCGAGCGGACCGGCAATCGCCAGCACGATCGATAATCTTCAGCCGCTCCCGCCGGCAATGATGGCGTCAGGGAGACGGCATGTCTTCCTCCGGCGCCAAGCTAATAACGGCGAAGCGTCAACGTCAATTGCAATTTGTCCTACAAAACGGATTTTTCAAAACAGCATCGCAGTATTCATCTGACAATTGCCGGTTCCTATTCATCCGACAATTGACGCCCGCGCGGCCATTTGCGTAAATGACGGCATCGCTGTTCCAGGGAGGAGCTGGAGGAAAGCGAAAAAGGCTGCGCCGGCCATGGGCATGCGGCAAGGCACGGGGAGGCAAAGGCTGGTGGTGGTTCTCGAACTCACCAACATCTCGAAGCATTTCGGCGCCATCCAGGCGGTCAATGACGTGTCGCTGTCGATCGAGCCCGGACAGGTCGTCGGCCTGATGGGCGACAACGGCGCCGGCAAGTCGACGCTGGTCAAGATGATCGCCGGCAATTTCCGGCCGAGTCATGGCGTCATGCGCATGGACGACAGGGAACTGATCCTGCACAAGCCGGCGGAAGCCCGCCAGCACGGCATTGAGATCGTCCACCAGGACCTCGCGCTGTGCAACAATCTGACGGCCGCCGCCAATGTGTATCTCGGCCGCGAGCTGCGGCGCGGCGTCGGTCCGTTCCGCATCCTCGACTATGCCGCCATGTACAAGCGCGCCGGCCAGCTCTTCGCCGAACTGAAGTCGGAGACGCGGCCGCGTGACCTGGTCAAGCAGATGTCGGGCGGCCAGCGCCAGGCAGTCGCGATCGCCCGCACCATGCTGTCCCAAGCCAAGATCGTGCTGATGGACGAGCCGACGGCGGCGATCTCGGTCAGGCAGGTCGCCGAAGTGCTGAACCTGATCCGCCATCTGCGCGATCAGGGCATTGCCGTTGTGCTGATCAGTCACCGCATGCCCGATGTCTTCGATGTCGCCGACCGTGTCATCGTCATGCGGCGCGGCCGCAAGGTCGCTGACAAGACGATCGCGTCCAGTTCGCCCGAGGAAGTCACCGGGCTGATCACCGGCGCCATCGAGCAGGTGGCATGATGGCGAAAAACCGCATTTCACCACGCCGGCACGCATCGGCGCTGGCAGGAAAGAACGATAATGGCAGTCACCCTTGACCAGACGATAGCGCAGAAGCAGCACACTTTCCTGTCGCGTCTGTTCTCCAGCCAGACCTTCTGGGTGGTCATTGCCGTTATCCTGGCCTGCGTCTTCCTGTCGTTCGCCACCGACGCCTTCGCCACCTCGAAGAACCTCTACAACATCACCCGCAACATCACCTTCGTCGCCATTGTCGCGCTCGGCATGACCTTTGTCATCATCACCGGCGGCATCGACCTGTCGGTCGGGTCCGTGCTGTGCCTGTGTTCGATGGTGCTGGCCGTGACCATGCACGCCGGCTATTCGATCGAGGTCGGCATCCTGGCCTCGATCGCCACCGCGCTCGCCATCGGTGCCTTCAATGGCCTCCTGATCGCCTATCTCGGCTTTCCACCCTTCGTGGTCACGCTCGGCATGCTGTCCATTGCCCGTAGCCTGGCCATGGTCGCCTCCAACAACACGGTCGTCTTCCAGTTCGGCCCGGACCACAACAAGCTCCTGGCGCTGGGCGGCGGCGCCTGGATGTTCGGCATCGCCAATCCGGTGCTCTATATGATCCTCCTGGCGCTGATCACCGGCTTCATCCTGCGCTGGACCAAGTTCGGCCGGCATATCTTCGCCATTGGCGGCAACGAGCATGCGGCGACGCTGACCGGCGTCCCGGTGAAGCAGATCAAGGTCGCCGTCTATATGATCTCGGCGCTGTCGGCCGGCATTGCCGGCATCATCCAGACCGGGTGGCTGGGCGCCGTCACCACCAATCTCGGCACCGGCATGGAACTGCAGGTGATCGCCGCCACCGTCATCGGCGGCGCCAACCTGGCCGGCGGCGTCGGCACAGCCTTCGGCGCCATTGTCGGCGCGGCGCTTATCGAGGTGATCCGCAACAGCCTTGGCCTGCTCGGCATCAATGCCTTCTGGCAAGGCACCTTCATCGGCGGCGCCATCCTGCTGGCGGTGCTGTTCGACCGCATCCGCAATTTCAGGCGCAGCGACTGAGAGCGCGTCGAAGCCTTATTCGTTCTGGTGCCTGTCGCTCAGTCTGGCCTGTCCTTCGACCTGCAGCTTTTCCCTGCTCAGATGAAGGACGGGCTGACATTGGTTGGGGAAAATCTCGAAACCAATTTCATCCTCATCCATGCCGGTATGCTGACCGGCATGGACAAGGAAACCACCGAGGCCTGGAAAGGCGGCCTGCGCACGTTGTCGGCGGCACCCAATCTCTACGCGAGGCTCTCAGGTCTTGGCACGTTCGTCCACCGCAAGGACCCCGCCTTGATCGCTTATATCGTCGACAACGCCATCGACATTCTGGGCTCGGACCATCTGATGTTCGGCTCGAACTTTCCGATCGAGAAGCTTTGGACCAGTCACGCCGAGCTGATCAAGGCGCACCGCGATGCGGTCGCGAAACATGGGCCGACGGCACAAGCTGATATCTTCTGGAACACGGCGGAGCGAGTTTACAAGCCTGTGTGAGCGCCGGACCTTGCCTTCTCCCGTGGGAGAAGGCAAAAGCCTGTGGCGATCCTTACTGCGTCGGCAGCATGCCTTCGACGTCGCCCGCCGCGTCGGCGAGCGCGTCCTTGGGCGACGCCGACTGGTCGACGATCCGCGACAAATTGTCGACGATCGTCTGTGTGACCTTCACACCGTTGGTGCCGGGGAAGGCGTACCACGGAACCATCAGCGGCATCTGGCTGAGCCCGGCCTGGAAGAGCGGGTTCTTCTTGTAGAAATCGCCGAGATAGTCGGAGGATTTCGCCGCAAGCTCGTTGTTGGGGACGTAGCCCGTGCCCGGCACGACGACCGAGGCGCCATAGGGACCGGCGGCGAATTTGGCGAACTTCCAGGCGGCGTCCTGCTTGGCCGTATCCTTGGTCAGGATGACCACGGCATTGCCGCCGGTCGGCAGACGGCCATTGACCGGATCGATCAGCGGAATCTTGGCGGTCCGCAACGTGAACTTGTCGCCGACATTCTTGATCGTGTTGACAAGGGCGCCGGTGGTCTGGAACTCGAAGCCGACCTTGCCGGCCGCGAAAGCCTGTTCGCCAGCCGGCTTGGTGAAGACCGGCATGCCGCCCTCCTTCACCATCCGCTCGAGGATCTCCACCGCCTTCTCGCCTTCCGGCCCGTTGAAGGCGACCTTGCTTCCGTCGTCGTTCAGCATCTTGCCGCCGGCGCCGAACAGCAGCGCCGAGAACATCCAGTCATCGCCCTGCCAGCGGAAATCGATGCCGTCGACGCCGTTGCCGAGCGCCTTGATCTTGCCGCCGAGCGCGATCACCTCGTCCCAGGTCTTTGGCGGATTGTCCGGATCGCCGCCGGCCGCCTTCACCAGGTCGGCATTGTAATACATGATCGGATTTGAGGTGGCGAAGGCGAGGCCAACCTGCTTGCCGTTGACCTGGGCCAGCTTCAGGATCGTGTCGGAGAAGCCGAGCTCCGCCATGTTGCCTTCCTTCTTGACCATCGGGCCGAGATCGACGGCGACGTTGCGCTCGTTGAGCATGCGCAGGCGGTTGAGGCCGATGAAGGTGATGTCGGGCATTTCGTCGGTGCCGGCCTGGCGAAGAATGGTCTGGATACCCTCCTCATAGGTCGCCGACGGGCTGGCGAACTGGATCTTGATGTCGGGATTTTCTTCCATGAACTTCTTCGAGATCGTGTCCATCACGTTCTTGAAGAAGCCTGGCATCGGATAGTGAACCGTCAGCGTCGTTTCGGCATAGGCCGGAAGGGCCGCCGCCAGCGACAGCGCCGTTGCGGCAAAGATCCTTGAGAAATGCTTCATTGCTCGTGCTCCTTGTTGGTCCGGTCAGCCTTTGAGACCGGTCATGGTGATCCCTTCGACGAACCGCTTCTGCGCGAGCAGGAAGGCGGCGACGAGAGGAAGGGTGATGATCAGCGTGGCGGCCATCAGCGCGCCATAGTCGTCGCCGGCCTCGGCGGCCCGGAAATACATCAGGCCGAGCGGCGGCGTGGCGTAGGCCTGCTTGCTGACGACGATCAGCGGCCAGTAGAGATCGTTCCAGTGCGCAACGACGGAAAAGATCGCGAATGCGGTGACGGCCGGCCATGCATTGGGCACGATGACGCGCGCGACGATGCCGAGCTCGGACATTCCGTCGAGCCGTGCCGCGTGTAGCAGGTCGTCGGGCATGGCGCGGAAGGACTGCAGGAACATGAAGATCGCGAACACCGATATGGTGAACGGCGCCACCAGCGCGGTGTAGCTGTTGAGCAGGGACAGTCTGTCGAAGGCGACATAAAGCGGCAGCGCCGTCGCATGGATCGGCACCAGCAGGCCGAGCATGACCAGCACCATCATCAGCCGCGCGGCCCGGAACTTCAGCTTGGCCATGGCGTAGGCACAAGGAATCGCGACCGCGACCTGGAAGAAGAAGATCAGGCCGCACACCACCACGCCGTTCCACAAAAGCGTTGCCATGGGCACCTTGTTGAGCGCCTTGGCGAAATTCTCGGCGAAGTAGAAATGCTGGGGGATGAGCGACAGCGACGACGTGAAGATGTCGCTCTGCGTCTTGCCCGCCGTCGAGATCATGAAGATGTAGGGCGCGAGGATCATCAGCGCGCCAAGCGAAAGCAGCGCGAAGCGGATGATGCGGCCTGCGGGGATGGGGGTGCTTGTCATGTGTAGTGCACCCGCCGATCGAGCACGCGGTATTGCAGAAGCATCAGCACGACCAGGATCGCCAGGAAGACGACGGTCATCGCCGAGGCGTAGCCGACGCGCAGATAGACGAACCCTTCCTGATAGATGGTGAAGAGCAGCACTTCGGAGGCCTTGTTGGGGCCGCCATCGGTCAGCATCTTCACCGTTTCGAAAACCTTCACCGCATTGGTGATGCTGATGGTGACGACGAACAGCGTCGTCGGTCCGAGCATCGGCCAAGTGACCAGGAAGAACCGGTCGAGCGCCGATCTCGCGCCGTCGACGTGAGCAGCGGCGTAGAGCTCGCGCGGGATCGCCGTCAGGCCGGCCAGGAACAGCACCATGTTGAAACCGACCGACTGCCAGATTCCGATGATCGACAGGCTGTAGAGGACAGTATTCGACGCGCCGAGCCAGTTCGGGCCGGGAATGCCGGCCAGCGAAAGCAGCGCGTTGAGCGGCCCGATCGTCGGGTGGAAGATATATTGCCAGACAGTCGCCATGGCGACGATCAGCGAGGCGACGGGCAGGAAGTAAACGGTGCGGAAGAAGCCGCGCGCGCGCCCCTCGCCTTCGATCAGCAGGGCGACGCCCAGGCCAAGCACGATCGAGACCGGCGCGACGATCGCCGTATAGACCGATGTGTTCCACAGCGATCGACGAAAGGTGCGGTCGCCCAGCAGATGTGCGTAATTCTCGAAGCCGACCAGGCGAAACTTGCCATAGCCGAGCTCGAAATCGGTGAAGCCGAGGAAGATGACGGCGGCCACGGGCAAGAGCACGAACAACAGCAACAGCACGATGGCCGGCAATGCCAGCAGCCAGGCGGTCCGGTCTTCGCTGCGCTGCCGAAGCGCGGCGGCACTCGGGACCCTGCCCGGCACCGCAACGCTAGACATAGGCCGGCTCCTGCCGCGCGCCCGTCGTGCCGGCGATGCGCAGACGCCTTCCCTCCGGCCCAAAGACCATGGCCTGTTCGATGGGCACAAGGACGCCCACCGGCATTCCCGCGATCAGTTCCCTCGCCTCGTGCGGCACGAGCTTGGCGATGACGGTCTCGCCGGAGGCGTCGAGCCGGCAATGGGCAATGACTTCCGACCCGAGGAATTCGAGACGCTCGATCCGCCCGGCAATGCCGCTCCGCCCGTTCGGTGACAGCTTCACGAACTCAGGCCGAATGCCGAGGCTGACCGGACCGGTCGCCACCTTCTCCAGCAGGGCCAGCCGGATGCCCTCGAAGCCGACGCGGCCGCTTTCGGCCTGCGCCTGGACGATGTTGATCCTCGGCTGGCCGACGAAACGCGCGACCTCGATATGGGCGGGATCGTTGTATATCACATCGGGCGCGGCCAGCTGCAGCAGATTGCCGCCGATCATCACCGCCACACGGTCGGCCATCGAAAGTGCCTCGGCCTGGTCGTGCGTCACATAGAGCGTCGGCACGCCGGCGCGGCGGTGCAGTTCGACGATCTCGCCGCGCGCATGGACGCGCAGATTCGCGTCGAGGTTGGAAAGCGGCTCGTCCATCAGGAAGATGCTGGGCTGCCGCACCATGGCGCGCGCCAGCGCCACGCGCTGCCGCTGGCCACCCGACATCTGCCCCGGCTTGCGGTCGAGCAGATGATCGATCTTCAAGACAGTCGCCATTTCGCGCACGTCGCGTGAAATACCGGCGCGAATATCTTTCTGGCCGGGCAGCAATGAGCCGATCACCGGCAAGCGCTGCGCCCCGCTCAGCCGCTTCATGGCCAAGGGAACCGCGATGTTCTGGCCGGCGGTGAGATGCGGATAGAGCGCGTAGGACTGGAACACCATGGCGATGTTGCGGTCGGCCGCGGCGACCGGCGACATGTCCTTGCCGCCGACGACGATTTCGCCGCTGTCGGCATGGTCGAGCCCTGCCAGGATACGCAGCAAGGTGCTCTTGCCGCACCCCGAAGGACCGACGAGAGCAATGAACTCGCCGGGTTCCACATCGAGGCTGATTCCATTCAGGATGGCGTTGCCGCCAAACGACTTCTTCAGGCCGCGAAGCGAGAGCGCGCTCATGACGCGACCCGCTTTCGAACCTTGTGCGCCTCGTGCGGATAGACCTCCTCGACCACATCGTCGAGGACGTGAATGGTCATGCCTGGAATAGCGACGATCTCGCTGGAGACCGTGTCGCCGAAATCATGCATGACAGCGCCGAGCAGCCGCTCGCCCGGCATATCGCGTTCCATGTCGCCGACGACGAAGGCCGCCGATGGGCCCCACACCAGCGACGTGTTATCGTATTTGCCTTGCCACGCCCGGTGCAGGTGACCGCTTGCAAACAGCGCGACATCGTGAGCGGCGATCAGATCGTAGAGGCGTTGGCGGTGTGCCGGGCGGACGCTCCAGTAGCCGGTATCGCCCTCACCCGGTTCGTCGATAAAGAGCGGCTTGTGGGCGAAGAGCGCGACGCGCCGGCCGCCGCGGCTTTCCAGCATGGTCCGCAGCCATTCGAACTGCGCCTCTTCCTCGGCGTCGTCGAAACCCATCAGCAGGCTGTCGATCCCGACGAGCCGCCAGCTTCCGGCGTCCTCCATCCAGTAGTCGGGGCCGACCAGCCGGCGCCAGCGATCGAGCCGCCCGGCATTGACCGGCTGCAGCGATCCGGGCAGATGGCCAACATCGTGATTGCCGGGCACGATCAGCATCGGCTTCGAGATTTCCTGCATCAGATCCATGCAGAAGGCGATGTCATCGTCCCTGTCGGCGCCGTCGACACTGAGGTCGCCGGTGTGGATGACAAGGTCGGCGCCGCTCTGCTCGATCCAGGCCGCCAGCGGCTGCCAATTGCCATTGAAGTGTGGCTTCGTCGGGCTGAAATGGGTGTCGGTGATCTGAACGATTTTCATGACGGCTCCACTGCGGGGCCGACGCTGGAGAACCCCAGGCGACCACTTCGCGTGAGGCTTCCATAGTGCCGTTACATGTCACTTCCTTAACAGCATGGGGACAAAAGTTCCCGCCGTGCATATCGGCCGGCTGGCGGCGTGATGCTGATCCCTTCTCCCTTTGTGGGAGATGGGAAGCCTCATCTCACTTCACTTCGAATTGCGGATCGACCGGAATCTGCATCCCGTAACCAGATGATTGGTCTGGGCGGCCAGCCGATGATCGAACCAGCTCGCCATGCCGCGCCTCGGTCATGCCCATGGCCCGCGCCGCCGCCGTGTGCGAGTAGACACAGTACGTGTGCGAGCGGACACAGTAGGAGCAATCATTCGCCGTCGACACCGGATCATTGGCCAGCCCGCGCCAGAAATTGTTGACGAGATCGGGATGCGCGAAAGCATCGCATCAAGGCAAACGATCGGTGCGGAATTCACCTACGCGTCGACTGGAAAATTCGATTTCAATTCCTCGCCGCGTGACCGGAAACCTCGGCACCTGCCCCTTGCGGCAGCACGAGGAAACGCAGCGCCGCCACCAGCCCGATGGCGCCGATCGCGAGGAAGGCGATTCGAAAATCGACGAGGTCGAGTGCCGGCCCATCCCTGGCGATCTGGGACAGGTTGAGGGTCGCCGCCGCCACCGCCACGCCGAACAGCATCGCCACCTGCTGCAGCATCGACGACAGCGTCGCCGCCGAACTGCGCTGCGCCGCGGCGATATCGGCAAAGGCCAGCGTGTTGAGCGCGGTGAACTGCATCGAACGCGACAGACCGGCGATCAGCATCAGCACGACAACCAGGGCCTGCGGTGTCTGCGGCGAGATCGCCGCGCAGGCCATGATCGAGGCCGAGGCGGTGATGCCGTTGACGACCATCACCGAGCGAAAACCGAAACGCCGCAGCGTCGGCGTCGTCACCGTCTTCATGCCAAGATTGCCGAGAAAATAGGCCAGGATCATCATGCCGGCATCTACGGGCGAGAGGCCGAAGCCGACCTGGAACAAAAGCGGCAGCAGGAACGGCGTCGCGTTGATCGCCACCCGGAAGATGGTGCCGGCGGCCAGCGTCGAGATGGCGAAGGTCTGCACCTTGAACGAGGACAGGTCGAGCAATGGGTGCGGGGCGCGCCGGAGATGCCGCACCGCCAGCCAGCCGACGACGATCCCCGCCGCGATCAGCAGCACCGTCGGCAGCATGCCATCCTCGGGATGCGCGAAGCGCTCGAGGCCATAGAGCAGGCAGGCGAGCCCGAGCGAGGTCAGGAAAAAACCCGGCCAATCGAGCGGCTTGGGATCGGCCTCACGGTCGCCGGGGACGAAGCGGGCGACAAGCCCCAGCCCGATCAGCCCAAGCGGGATGTTGATGAAGAAATTCCAGTGCCAGGACAGATAGGTGGTGATGAAGCCGCCAAGCACAGGCCCGACCACGGGCGCGAACAGCGCCGGCCAGGTGATCAGCGCGGTGGCGTTGAGCAGTTCGGATTTCGACGCATTGCGCAAGACAAGAATGCGCCCGACCGGCGTCATCAGCGCGCTGCCCAGGCCCTGCACGGCGCGTGCGGCGACGAATTCTGTCAGGTCCCGGGAGAAGCCGCAGGCAAGCGAGGCCAGCGTGAACAGCGCGATCGCGACGAGGAAAATGTTGCGCGCGCCGAACCGGTCGGCGAGCCAGCCCGATAGCGGCACGAACACCGCCATGGTCAGCATGTAGACGGTGATGCCGATGCTCATCGCCACTGCCGGCACGCCGAAGGAGGCGCCCATCTGCGGCAGCGACGTCGAGATGATCGTCGAATCCAGCAGTTGCATGAAGAAGGCGATGGCAACGATCAGCGCCACGCGCCGCGCGTTTGTTGCTGCTGTCGTCGTGGGTTGAGGTGGGGCTTCGTCTTGGGAAAGAGCAGTCATGACGACCCGGTTTGAACAGCATCCGGCTGGCTCAGTCCATAGGTTATCCAACAAACTTTCGTATCGCCTGTTTGCCTGTTATGGAGGGAGTGGGGGCTCCCGAGGAACAGTGCGCGCATGAAGCCCATCTATATCGACTATCTCAATGCCTTCGACATCGACGCCCTTGCCATGACCGATGCGGAAATCATCGGCGCGGTCGAGGCCGGGCTCGTGGCGCAGGGCAAGGGCCAGACGGTGATCGAGCCGCGCGTCCACCTGGAGCCCGACCCGTCCTTCCACGGCCATTTCAACGTGCTGCGCGGCTATGTGGCGCCGCTCGATGCGGCGGGCGTGAAGATTGTCGGCGATTATGTCGACAACTATCTGCACGGACTGCCGTCCGAGTTCGGCATCCTCAATCTGTTGGATCCGCGCACCGGCACGCCGCGCGCCATTCTCGACGCCACCGTCATCACCGACATGCGCACCGGCGCGGTCACCGCCATCGGCGCCAAGCATCTGGCGCGCAGGAATTCCAAGGTGCTGGCCCATATCGGCGCGCGCGGCACTGCCTATTGGAACGTGCGGCTGCTCGACCATCTCTGCGACTTCGACGAGATCCGCGTCCATTCGCGCCGCCCGGAAAGCCGCGACGGCTTTGCCGCCAAACTGTCGGCCGATCTCGGCAAGACGGTAACGGCGGTGGCCGACTGGGAAGGCTGCGTCAAGGGAGCGGACATCGTCGTCGAGGCCTCGCGTCTGCCGGAGCCGCAGCCGCTACTCAAGACCGAATGGATCAAGCCCGGCGCGCTTGTGGTACCCTATGGCACGATGAGCGCGGTGGAACTGTCGCTGACCGACATCATGCAGAAGATGGTCGTCGACGATTGGGGCCAGTGCAAGGGCGGCAAGTTCGGCTCGCTGCGGGCCCATGTCGAGACCGGGCGGCTCAGCGAAAAGACGCTGCATGCCGAGCTTGGCCAGATCGCCGCCGGTCTAAAGCCGGGTCGCGAAAGCGACGACGAAACAATCCTGTTCTGGCATCGCGGCCTGTCGCTCTCCGACATTGCGCTCGGAAAGGCGATGCTGTCCAAGGCGCAAGCCCAAGGCATCGGCCAGAGGCTGCGCTTCGCATGAGCGCGCTGGTCCTCACCGGAGCCCGCATCGGCACAGGCGATGTCGCCGCGGTCGCCCGTGAAGCGCGCAAGGTGGAAATCGGACCCGATGTCATCGGCAGGTTGGAAGAGGCGCGAAAAGTGCTCGATCATGCCGCCGCCTCTGGCCAGCATATCTATGGCCTGAACACCGGACTTGGCGCCAATCTCGGCACGACGGTCGAAGGCGACGCCAGCGCTTTCCAGCGCCAATTGCTGGAAGGGCGCAGCGGAGCGGTCGGCGAAACGCTGCCGACCGAGACTGTCCGCGCCACCATGGTCGCGCGCGCATCGATGCTTTCGGCCGGTGGCTCCGGCCTTTCGCCTGCCGTGTTCGTCGCTTTGGTCGACGCCCTCAATGCCGGTGTCCATCCGGTGATGCCGTCGCTCGGTTCCATCGGCGCCGGCGACCTCGTGCTGATGACCGCGCTCGCCCGCCTGCTGATCGGTGAAGGCGAGGCCGATTATCAGGGACGACGAATGCCGGCGGCAAAGGCGCTGATGATGGCCCGCCTTGCCCCGATCCGCCTAGCGCCCAAGGACGGGCTGTCGCTCGTCAACGCCTCGGCGGTCTCCGCCGGCAGCGGCGCGCTCGTGGTGACGGATACGCTGTCGGCCCTTGTCCAGCAGCAGCAGGCCGGCGCGCTGACCATGGAAGGCATCGGCGCCAACCGCACCATCCTTGATCCGCGCCTGCACATGGCACGCCCGGCGGCCGGCCAGCAGGAAGCCGCCAAGGCGCTGCATGATCTTCTCGCCCGCGACGAGGCACCGGCGCCGACAACCCTGCAGGACCCGCTCTCGATCCGCTGCATGCCATCGATCCACGGTGCGCTGATCGACGCAATCGCCCAGGCAAAGCGGGCCGTCGAGATCGAGCTCAATGCCGCGGCCGACAACCCGCTGGTGCTCGGCGACGACGGCGTGGTGATGTCGACAGGCAATTTCCACACGGCTGCCCTGTCGCTCGCCTTCGAGACGCTCAGTCTGGCGATCGCGCAATGCGCCGCGGCGAGTGCGGCCCGCTTCATCCAGCTCACCGGTTCCGGTCGTAACGGCCTGCCAAAATATCTCTCCCCGGTCGGCGGCGCGTCGGCTGGTTTCGTGCCGCTGCAAAAGACGGTGACCTCGATCCTGGCCGCCATCCGCCACAAGGCCAATCCGGTGATGCTCGATTTCCTGCCCATCTCGGAAGGCGTCGAGGACCACGCGACCCAGTCGCCGCTCGCCGTTGCGAAATGCGCCGGGATGATCATGCTGTGGCGGCGGTTG
The genomic region above belongs to Mesorhizobium sp. B4-1-4 and contains:
- a CDS encoding ATP-binding cassette domain-containing protein, whose product is MVVLELTNISKHFGAIQAVNDVSLSIEPGQVVGLMGDNGAGKSTLVKMIAGNFRPSHGVMRMDDRELILHKPAEARQHGIEIVHQDLALCNNLTAAANVYLGRELRRGVGPFRILDYAAMYKRAGQLFAELKSETRPRDLVKQMSGGQRQAVAIARTMLSQAKIVLMDEPTAAISVRQVAEVLNLIRHLRDQGIAVVLISHRMPDVFDVADRVIVMRRGRKVADKTIASSSPEEVTGLITGAIEQVA
- a CDS encoding ABC transporter permease — translated: MAVTLDQTIAQKQHTFLSRLFSSQTFWVVIAVILACVFLSFATDAFATSKNLYNITRNITFVAIVALGMTFVIITGGIDLSVGSVLCLCSMVLAVTMHAGYSIEVGILASIATALAIGAFNGLLIAYLGFPPFVVTLGMLSIARSLAMVASNNTVVFQFGPDHNKLLALGGGAWMFGIANPVLYMILLALITGFILRWTKFGRHIFAIGGNEHAATLTGVPVKQIKVAVYMISALSAGIAGIIQTGWLGAVTTNLGTGMELQVIAATVIGGANLAGGVGTAFGAIVGAALIEVIRNSLGLLGINAFWQGTFIGGAILLAVLFDRIRNFRRSD
- a CDS encoding ABC transporter substrate-binding protein, with the translated sequence MKHFSRIFAATALSLAAALPAYAETTLTVHYPMPGFFKNVMDTISKKFMEENPDIKIQFASPSATYEEGIQTILRQAGTDEMPDITFIGLNRLRMLNERNVAVDLGPMVKKEGNMAELGFSDTILKLAQVNGKQVGLAFATSNPIMYYNADLVKAAGGDPDNPPKTWDEVIALGGKIKALGNGVDGIDFRWQGDDWMFSALLFGAGGKMLNDDGSKVAFNGPEGEKAVEILERMVKEGGMPVFTKPAGEQAFAAGKVGFEFQTTGALVNTIKNVGDKFTLRTAKIPLIDPVNGRLPTGGNAVVILTKDTAKQDAAWKFAKFAAGPYGASVVVPGTGYVPNNELAAKSSDYLGDFYKKNPLFQAGLSQMPLMVPWYAFPGTNGVKVTQTIVDNLSRIVDQSASPKDALADAAGDVEGMLPTQ
- a CDS encoding carbohydrate ABC transporter permease — translated: MTSTPIPAGRIIRFALLSLGALMILAPYIFMISTAGKTQSDIFTSSLSLIPQHFYFAENFAKALNKVPMATLLWNGVVVCGLIFFFQVAVAIPCAYAMAKLKFRAARLMMVLVMLGLLVPIHATALPLYVAFDRLSLLNSYTALVAPFTISVFAIFMFLQSFRAMPDDLLHAARLDGMSELGIVARVIVPNAWPAVTAFAIFSVVAHWNDLYWPLIVVSKQAYATPPLGLMYFRAAEAGDDYGALMAATLIITLPLVAAFLLAQKRFVEGITMTGLKG
- a CDS encoding carbohydrate ABC transporter permease, with protein sequence MSSVAVPGRVPSAAALRQRSEDRTAWLLALPAIVLLLLFVLLPVAAVIFLGFTDFELGYGKFRLVGFENYAHLLGDRTFRRSLWNTSVYTAIVAPVSIVLGLGVALLIEGEGRARGFFRTVYFLPVASLIVAMATVWQYIFHPTIGPLNALLSLAGIPGPNWLGASNTVLYSLSIIGIWQSVGFNMVLFLAGLTAIPRELYAAAHVDGARSALDRFFLVTWPMLGPTTLFVVTISITNAVKVFETVKMLTDGGPNKASEVLLFTIYQEGFVYLRVGYASAMTVVFLAILVVLMLLQYRVLDRRVHYT
- a CDS encoding ABC transporter ATP-binding protein, giving the protein MSALSLRGLKKSFGGNAILNGISLDVEPGEFIALVGPSGCGKSTLLRILAGLDHADSGEIVVGGKDMSPVAAADRNIAMVFQSYALYPHLTAGQNIAVPLAMKRLSGAQRLPVIGSLLPGQKDIRAGISRDVREMATVLKIDHLLDRKPGQMSGGQRQRVALARAMVRQPSIFLMDEPLSNLDANLRVHARGEIVELHRRAGVPTLYVTHDQAEALSMADRVAVMIGGNLLQLAAPDVIYNDPAHIEVARFVGQPRINIVQAQAESGRVGFEGIRLALLEKVATGPVSLGIRPEFVKLSPNGRSGIAGRIERLEFLGSEVIAHCRLDASGETVIAKLVPHEARELIAGMPVGVLVPIEQAMVFGPEGRRLRIAGTTGARQEPAYV
- a CDS encoding metallophosphoesterase family protein — encoded protein: MKIVQITDTHFSPTKPHFNGNWQPLAAWIEQSGADLVIHTGDLSVDGADRDDDIAFCMDLMQEISKPMLIVPGNHDVGHLPGSLQPVNAGRLDRWRRLVGPDYWMEDAGSWRLVGIDSLLMGFDDAEEEAQFEWLRTMLESRGGRRVALFAHKPLFIDEPGEGDTGYWSVRPAHRQRLYDLIAAHDVALFASGHLHRAWQGKYDNTSLVWGPSAAFVVGDMERDMPGERLLGAVMHDFGDTVSSEIVAIPGMTIHVLDDVVEEVYPHEAHKVRKRVAS
- a CDS encoding DHA2 family efflux MFS transporter permease subunit, producing the protein MTALSQDEAPPQPTTTAATNARRVALIVAIAFFMQLLDSTIISTSLPQMGASFGVPAVAMSIGITVYMLTMAVFVPLSGWLADRFGARNIFLVAIALFTLASLACGFSRDLTEFVAARAVQGLGSALMTPVGRILVLRNASKSELLNATALITWPALFAPVVGPVLGGFITTYLSWHWNFFINIPLGLIGLGLVARFVPGDREADPKPLDWPGFFLTSLGLACLLYGLERFAHPEDGMLPTVLLIAAGIVVGWLAVRHLRRAPHPLLDLSSFKVQTFAISTLAAGTIFRVAINATPFLLPLLFQVGFGLSPVDAGMMILAYFLGNLGMKTVTTPTLRRFGFRSVMVVNGITASASIMACAAISPQTPQALVVVLMLIAGLSRSMQFTALNTLAFADIAAAQRSSAATLSSMLQQVAMLFGVAVAAATLNLSQIARDGPALDLVDFRIAFLAIGAIGLVAALRFLVLPQGAGAEVSGHAARN